A part of Salvelinus alpinus chromosome 5, SLU_Salpinus.1, whole genome shotgun sequence genomic DNA contains:
- the atg13 gene encoding autophagy-related protein 13 isoform X3 — MMDSDLSPQDKKDLDKFIKFFALKTVQVIVQARLGEKVCTRSLSSPTGSDWFNLAIKDIPEVTHEAKKALSGQLPGIGRSMCVEISLKTSEGDSMELETWCLEMNEKCDKDIKVSYTVYNRLSLLLKSLLAITRVTPAYKLSRMQGHDYVILYRIYFGEVQLTGLGEGFQTVRVGVVGTPIGTITLSCAYRTNLAFMSTRQFERTAPIMGIIIDHFVERPFGNMGHMRPCNYRAPGEDEGAYNGVEDSQEVCTTSFSTSPPSQLYCSRLSYQPPVLVGAADFCHPYNLNAANPHQVTTQMGIPGKEGGVPQQVPVQPCHGAQAEHGRVSSCPPADHVPATPSSSGEDAETSSRSIEVNSVSPCDVLETTFTRKVGAFVNKPGTQVTTASLDLPFAAFAPRAYDPEENDPMVQPPESPATSSPLQGSLHSQGSGESGGPAQDDFVMVDFKPAFSKDDLLPMDLGTFYREFQNPPQLASLTIDVSSQSMAEDLDSLPEKLAVYEKNIDEFDAFVDTLQ, encoded by the exons ATGATGGACAGTGATCTAAGTCCTCAGGATAAAAAAGACTTGGACAAGTTCATAAAGTTTTTCGCTTTGAAG ACAGTGCAGGTGATAGTCCAAGCGCGTCTTGGGGAAAAAGTATGCACACGCTCCTTGTCTTCACCTACTGGCTCTGATTGG TTCAATCTGGCAATCAAAGATATCCCAGAAGTTACACATGAGGCAAAGAAAGCTCTGTCCGGGCAGCTTCCTGGCATCGGACGATCCATGTGTGTTGAGATCTCCCTCAAAACCTCAGAG GGAGACTCAATGGAATTGGAGACATGGTGTCTCGAAATGAACGAGAA gtgTGACAAAGATATTAAGGTGTCCTACACTGTCTATAACCGCCTGTCATTACTGCTCAAGTCACTGCTGGCCATTACAAGGGTAACCCCAGCCTACAAACTCTCACGAATGCAAGGCCATGACTATGTCATACTGTacag GATATATTTTGGAGAGGTTCAACTCACAGGATTGGGAGAAG GGTTCCAGACAGTGCGTGTCGGAGTTGTGGGAACTCCCATTGGAACCATCACCTTGTCTTGTGCTTACAGGACAAACCTGGCCTTCATGTCCACCAG GCAGTTTGAGAGGACGGCTCCGATTATGGGCATAATTATTGACCACTTCGTTGAGCGCCCCTTTGGCAACATGGGACACATGCGTCCATGTAACTACAG AGCACCTGGAGAAGATGAAGGAGCATACAATGGGGTGGAGGATTCTCAAGAAGTGTGCACCACGTCCTTCTCCACTTCTCCACCCTCACAA ctctactGCTCTCGTCTCTCTTATCAGCCTCCTGTTCTTGTTGGAGCTGCTGACTTCTGCCACCCTTACAACTTAAACGCTGCCAACCCACACCAGGTAACCACCCAG ATGGGTATTCCAGGGAAGGAGGGGGGCGTACCCCAGCAGGTGCCTGTGCAGCCTTGTCATGGTGCCCAGGCAGAGCATGGACGAGTGTCCTCATGCCCCCCTGCTGATCATGTTCCCGCCACGCCCTCCAGCAG TGGTGAGGATGCAGAGACCTCGTCGAGGAGCATTGAGGTGAACAGTGTCTCTCCCTGTGATGTACTGGAGACCACCTTCACCAGGAAAGTGGGTGCCTTTGTCAACAAGCCAGGCACACAG GTAACCACAGCAAGCCTGGACTTACCATTTGCAGCTTTTGCTCCCAGAGCCTATGACCCTGAGGAAAATGACCCTATG GTTCAGCCGCCGGAGTCCCCAGCCACGTCCTCTCCCCTGCAGGGCAGTTTGCACTCCCAGGGCTCTGGTGAGAGTGGAGGCCCGGCACAGGACGACTTTGTTATGGTGGACTTT AAGCCTGCGTTCTCTAAGGATGACCTCCTTCCCATGGACCTTGGCACATTCTACAGAGAGTTCCAGAACCCCCCACAGCTCGCCAGCCTCACTATTGATGTCAGTTCTCAGTCCATGGCAGAAGACCTG GACTCTCTTCCTGAAAAACTGGCAGTATACGAGAAGAACATTGATGAATTTGATGCATTTGTAGACACATTGCAGTAG
- the atg13 gene encoding autophagy-related protein 13 isoform X2 — translation MMDSDLSPQDKKDLDKFIKFFALKTVQVIVQARLGEKVCTRSLSSPTGSDWFNLAIKDIPEVTHEAKKALSGQLPGIGRSMCVEISLKTSEGDSMELETWCLEMNEKCDKDIKVSYTVYNRLSLLLKSLLAITRVTPAYKLSRMQGHDYVILYRIYFGEVQLTGLGEGFQTVRVGVVGTPIGTITLSCAYRTNLAFMSTRQFERTAPIMGIIIDHFVERPFGNMGHMRPCNYRAPGEDEGAYNGVEDSQEVCTTSFSTSPPSQCVFTVSKAHLKTPKPAVMDTLKVPMMGLAFSHQLYCSRLSYQPPVLVGAADFCHPYNLNAANPHQMGIPGKEGGVPQQVPVQPCHGAQAEHGRVSSCPPADHVPATPSSSGEDAETSSRSIEVNSVSPCDVLETTFTRKVGAFVNKPGTQVTTASLDLPFAAFAPRAYDPEENDPMVQPPESPATSSPLQGSLHSQGSGESGGPAQDDFVMVDFKPAFSKDDLLPMDLGTFYREFQNPPQLASLTIDVSSQSMAEDLDSLPEKLAVYEKNIDEFDAFVDTLQ, via the exons ATGATGGACAGTGATCTAAGTCCTCAGGATAAAAAAGACTTGGACAAGTTCATAAAGTTTTTCGCTTTGAAG ACAGTGCAGGTGATAGTCCAAGCGCGTCTTGGGGAAAAAGTATGCACACGCTCCTTGTCTTCACCTACTGGCTCTGATTGG TTCAATCTGGCAATCAAAGATATCCCAGAAGTTACACATGAGGCAAAGAAAGCTCTGTCCGGGCAGCTTCCTGGCATCGGACGATCCATGTGTGTTGAGATCTCCCTCAAAACCTCAGAG GGAGACTCAATGGAATTGGAGACATGGTGTCTCGAAATGAACGAGAA gtgTGACAAAGATATTAAGGTGTCCTACACTGTCTATAACCGCCTGTCATTACTGCTCAAGTCACTGCTGGCCATTACAAGGGTAACCCCAGCCTACAAACTCTCACGAATGCAAGGCCATGACTATGTCATACTGTacag GATATATTTTGGAGAGGTTCAACTCACAGGATTGGGAGAAG GGTTCCAGACAGTGCGTGTCGGAGTTGTGGGAACTCCCATTGGAACCATCACCTTGTCTTGTGCTTACAGGACAAACCTGGCCTTCATGTCCACCAG GCAGTTTGAGAGGACGGCTCCGATTATGGGCATAATTATTGACCACTTCGTTGAGCGCCCCTTTGGCAACATGGGACACATGCGTCCATGTAACTACAG AGCACCTGGAGAAGATGAAGGAGCATACAATGGGGTGGAGGATTCTCAAGAAGTGTGCACCACGTCCTTCTCCACTTCTCCACCCTCACAA tgtgtgttcACTGTAAGTAAGGCACATTTAAAGACCCCTAAACCTGCAGTGATGGACACTCTGAAAGTCCCCATGATGGGCCTGGCCTTCTCACACCAA ctctactGCTCTCGTCTCTCTTATCAGCCTCCTGTTCTTGTTGGAGCTGCTGACTTCTGCCACCCTTACAACTTAAACGCTGCCAACCCACACCAG ATGGGTATTCCAGGGAAGGAGGGGGGCGTACCCCAGCAGGTGCCTGTGCAGCCTTGTCATGGTGCCCAGGCAGAGCATGGACGAGTGTCCTCATGCCCCCCTGCTGATCATGTTCCCGCCACGCCCTCCAGCAG TGGTGAGGATGCAGAGACCTCGTCGAGGAGCATTGAGGTGAACAGTGTCTCTCCCTGTGATGTACTGGAGACCACCTTCACCAGGAAAGTGGGTGCCTTTGTCAACAAGCCAGGCACACAG GTAACCACAGCAAGCCTGGACTTACCATTTGCAGCTTTTGCTCCCAGAGCCTATGACCCTGAGGAAAATGACCCTATG GTTCAGCCGCCGGAGTCCCCAGCCACGTCCTCTCCCCTGCAGGGCAGTTTGCACTCCCAGGGCTCTGGTGAGAGTGGAGGCCCGGCACAGGACGACTTTGTTATGGTGGACTTT AAGCCTGCGTTCTCTAAGGATGACCTCCTTCCCATGGACCTTGGCACATTCTACAGAGAGTTCCAGAACCCCCCACAGCTCGCCAGCCTCACTATTGATGTCAGTTCTCAGTCCATGGCAGAAGACCTG GACTCTCTTCCTGAAAAACTGGCAGTATACGAGAAGAACATTGATGAATTTGATGCATTTGTAGACACATTGCAGTAG
- the atg13 gene encoding autophagy-related protein 13 isoform X1 gives MMDSDLSPQDKKDLDKFIKFFALKTVQVIVQARLGEKVCTRSLSSPTGSDWFNLAIKDIPEVTHEAKKALSGQLPGIGRSMCVEISLKTSEGDSMELETWCLEMNEKCDKDIKVSYTVYNRLSLLLKSLLAITRVTPAYKLSRMQGHDYVILYRIYFGEVQLTGLGEGFQTVRVGVVGTPIGTITLSCAYRTNLAFMSTRQFERTAPIMGIIIDHFVERPFGNMGHMRPCNYRAPGEDEGAYNGVEDSQEVCTTSFSTSPPSQCVFTVSKAHLKTPKPAVMDTLKVPMMGLAFSHQLYCSRLSYQPPVLVGAADFCHPYNLNAANPHQVTTQMGIPGKEGGVPQQVPVQPCHGAQAEHGRVSSCPPADHVPATPSSSGEDAETSSRSIEVNSVSPCDVLETTFTRKVGAFVNKPGTQVTTASLDLPFAAFAPRAYDPEENDPMVQPPESPATSSPLQGSLHSQGSGESGGPAQDDFVMVDFKPAFSKDDLLPMDLGTFYREFQNPPQLASLTIDVSSQSMAEDLDSLPEKLAVYEKNIDEFDAFVDTLQ, from the exons ATGATGGACAGTGATCTAAGTCCTCAGGATAAAAAAGACTTGGACAAGTTCATAAAGTTTTTCGCTTTGAAG ACAGTGCAGGTGATAGTCCAAGCGCGTCTTGGGGAAAAAGTATGCACACGCTCCTTGTCTTCACCTACTGGCTCTGATTGG TTCAATCTGGCAATCAAAGATATCCCAGAAGTTACACATGAGGCAAAGAAAGCTCTGTCCGGGCAGCTTCCTGGCATCGGACGATCCATGTGTGTTGAGATCTCCCTCAAAACCTCAGAG GGAGACTCAATGGAATTGGAGACATGGTGTCTCGAAATGAACGAGAA gtgTGACAAAGATATTAAGGTGTCCTACACTGTCTATAACCGCCTGTCATTACTGCTCAAGTCACTGCTGGCCATTACAAGGGTAACCCCAGCCTACAAACTCTCACGAATGCAAGGCCATGACTATGTCATACTGTacag GATATATTTTGGAGAGGTTCAACTCACAGGATTGGGAGAAG GGTTCCAGACAGTGCGTGTCGGAGTTGTGGGAACTCCCATTGGAACCATCACCTTGTCTTGTGCTTACAGGACAAACCTGGCCTTCATGTCCACCAG GCAGTTTGAGAGGACGGCTCCGATTATGGGCATAATTATTGACCACTTCGTTGAGCGCCCCTTTGGCAACATGGGACACATGCGTCCATGTAACTACAG AGCACCTGGAGAAGATGAAGGAGCATACAATGGGGTGGAGGATTCTCAAGAAGTGTGCACCACGTCCTTCTCCACTTCTCCACCCTCACAA tgtgtgttcACTGTAAGTAAGGCACATTTAAAGACCCCTAAACCTGCAGTGATGGACACTCTGAAAGTCCCCATGATGGGCCTGGCCTTCTCACACCAA ctctactGCTCTCGTCTCTCTTATCAGCCTCCTGTTCTTGTTGGAGCTGCTGACTTCTGCCACCCTTACAACTTAAACGCTGCCAACCCACACCAGGTAACCACCCAG ATGGGTATTCCAGGGAAGGAGGGGGGCGTACCCCAGCAGGTGCCTGTGCAGCCTTGTCATGGTGCCCAGGCAGAGCATGGACGAGTGTCCTCATGCCCCCCTGCTGATCATGTTCCCGCCACGCCCTCCAGCAG TGGTGAGGATGCAGAGACCTCGTCGAGGAGCATTGAGGTGAACAGTGTCTCTCCCTGTGATGTACTGGAGACCACCTTCACCAGGAAAGTGGGTGCCTTTGTCAACAAGCCAGGCACACAG GTAACCACAGCAAGCCTGGACTTACCATTTGCAGCTTTTGCTCCCAGAGCCTATGACCCTGAGGAAAATGACCCTATG GTTCAGCCGCCGGAGTCCCCAGCCACGTCCTCTCCCCTGCAGGGCAGTTTGCACTCCCAGGGCTCTGGTGAGAGTGGAGGCCCGGCACAGGACGACTTTGTTATGGTGGACTTT AAGCCTGCGTTCTCTAAGGATGACCTCCTTCCCATGGACCTTGGCACATTCTACAGAGAGTTCCAGAACCCCCCACAGCTCGCCAGCCTCACTATTGATGTCAGTTCTCAGTCCATGGCAGAAGACCTG GACTCTCTTCCTGAAAAACTGGCAGTATACGAGAAGAACATTGATGAATTTGATGCATTTGTAGACACATTGCAGTAG
- the atg13 gene encoding autophagy-related protein 13 isoform X5 — translation MMDSDLSPQDKKDLDKFIKFFALKTVQVIVQARLGEKVCTRSLSSPTGSDWFNLAIKDIPEVTHEAKKALSGQLPGIGRSMCVEISLKTSEGDSMELETWCLEMNEKCDKDIKVSYTVYNRLSLLLKSLLAITRVTPAYKLSRMQGHDYVILYRIYFGEVQLTGLGEGFQTVRVGVVGTPIGTITLSCAYRTNLAFMSTRQFERTAPIMGIIIDHFVERPFGNMGHMRPCNYRAPGEDEGAYNGVEDSQEVCTTSFSTSPPSQMGIPGKEGGVPQQVPVQPCHGAQAEHGRVSSCPPADHVPATPSSSGEDAETSSRSIEVNSVSPCDVLETTFTRKVGAFVNKPGTQVTTASLDLPFAAFAPRAYDPEENDPMVQPPESPATSSPLQGSLHSQGSGESGGPAQDDFVMVDFKPAFSKDDLLPMDLGTFYREFQNPPQLASLTIDVSSQSMAEDLDSLPEKLAVYEKNIDEFDAFVDTLQ, via the exons ATGATGGACAGTGATCTAAGTCCTCAGGATAAAAAAGACTTGGACAAGTTCATAAAGTTTTTCGCTTTGAAG ACAGTGCAGGTGATAGTCCAAGCGCGTCTTGGGGAAAAAGTATGCACACGCTCCTTGTCTTCACCTACTGGCTCTGATTGG TTCAATCTGGCAATCAAAGATATCCCAGAAGTTACACATGAGGCAAAGAAAGCTCTGTCCGGGCAGCTTCCTGGCATCGGACGATCCATGTGTGTTGAGATCTCCCTCAAAACCTCAGAG GGAGACTCAATGGAATTGGAGACATGGTGTCTCGAAATGAACGAGAA gtgTGACAAAGATATTAAGGTGTCCTACACTGTCTATAACCGCCTGTCATTACTGCTCAAGTCACTGCTGGCCATTACAAGGGTAACCCCAGCCTACAAACTCTCACGAATGCAAGGCCATGACTATGTCATACTGTacag GATATATTTTGGAGAGGTTCAACTCACAGGATTGGGAGAAG GGTTCCAGACAGTGCGTGTCGGAGTTGTGGGAACTCCCATTGGAACCATCACCTTGTCTTGTGCTTACAGGACAAACCTGGCCTTCATGTCCACCAG GCAGTTTGAGAGGACGGCTCCGATTATGGGCATAATTATTGACCACTTCGTTGAGCGCCCCTTTGGCAACATGGGACACATGCGTCCATGTAACTACAG AGCACCTGGAGAAGATGAAGGAGCATACAATGGGGTGGAGGATTCTCAAGAAGTGTGCACCACGTCCTTCTCCACTTCTCCACCCTCACAA ATGGGTATTCCAGGGAAGGAGGGGGGCGTACCCCAGCAGGTGCCTGTGCAGCCTTGTCATGGTGCCCAGGCAGAGCATGGACGAGTGTCCTCATGCCCCCCTGCTGATCATGTTCCCGCCACGCCCTCCAGCAG TGGTGAGGATGCAGAGACCTCGTCGAGGAGCATTGAGGTGAACAGTGTCTCTCCCTGTGATGTACTGGAGACCACCTTCACCAGGAAAGTGGGTGCCTTTGTCAACAAGCCAGGCACACAG GTAACCACAGCAAGCCTGGACTTACCATTTGCAGCTTTTGCTCCCAGAGCCTATGACCCTGAGGAAAATGACCCTATG GTTCAGCCGCCGGAGTCCCCAGCCACGTCCTCTCCCCTGCAGGGCAGTTTGCACTCCCAGGGCTCTGGTGAGAGTGGAGGCCCGGCACAGGACGACTTTGTTATGGTGGACTTT AAGCCTGCGTTCTCTAAGGATGACCTCCTTCCCATGGACCTTGGCACATTCTACAGAGAGTTCCAGAACCCCCCACAGCTCGCCAGCCTCACTATTGATGTCAGTTCTCAGTCCATGGCAGAAGACCTG GACTCTCTTCCTGAAAAACTGGCAGTATACGAGAAGAACATTGATGAATTTGATGCATTTGTAGACACATTGCAGTAG
- the atg13 gene encoding autophagy-related protein 13 isoform X4, with amino-acid sequence MMDSDLSPQDKKDLDKFIKFFALKTVQVIVQARLGEKVCTRSLSSPTGSDWFNLAIKDIPEVTHEAKKALSGQLPGIGRSMCVEISLKTSEGDSMELETWCLEMNEKCDKDIKVSYTVYNRLSLLLKSLLAITRVTPAYKLSRMQGHDYVILYRIYFGEVQLTGLGEGFQTVRVGVVGTPIGTITLSCAYRTNLAFMSTRQFERTAPIMGIIIDHFVERPFGNMGHMRPCNYRAPGEDEGAYNGVEDSQEVCTTSFSTSPPSQLYCSRLSYQPPVLVGAADFCHPYNLNAANPHQMGIPGKEGGVPQQVPVQPCHGAQAEHGRVSSCPPADHVPATPSSSGEDAETSSRSIEVNSVSPCDVLETTFTRKVGAFVNKPGTQVTTASLDLPFAAFAPRAYDPEENDPMVQPPESPATSSPLQGSLHSQGSGESGGPAQDDFVMVDFKPAFSKDDLLPMDLGTFYREFQNPPQLASLTIDVSSQSMAEDLDSLPEKLAVYEKNIDEFDAFVDTLQ; translated from the exons ATGATGGACAGTGATCTAAGTCCTCAGGATAAAAAAGACTTGGACAAGTTCATAAAGTTTTTCGCTTTGAAG ACAGTGCAGGTGATAGTCCAAGCGCGTCTTGGGGAAAAAGTATGCACACGCTCCTTGTCTTCACCTACTGGCTCTGATTGG TTCAATCTGGCAATCAAAGATATCCCAGAAGTTACACATGAGGCAAAGAAAGCTCTGTCCGGGCAGCTTCCTGGCATCGGACGATCCATGTGTGTTGAGATCTCCCTCAAAACCTCAGAG GGAGACTCAATGGAATTGGAGACATGGTGTCTCGAAATGAACGAGAA gtgTGACAAAGATATTAAGGTGTCCTACACTGTCTATAACCGCCTGTCATTACTGCTCAAGTCACTGCTGGCCATTACAAGGGTAACCCCAGCCTACAAACTCTCACGAATGCAAGGCCATGACTATGTCATACTGTacag GATATATTTTGGAGAGGTTCAACTCACAGGATTGGGAGAAG GGTTCCAGACAGTGCGTGTCGGAGTTGTGGGAACTCCCATTGGAACCATCACCTTGTCTTGTGCTTACAGGACAAACCTGGCCTTCATGTCCACCAG GCAGTTTGAGAGGACGGCTCCGATTATGGGCATAATTATTGACCACTTCGTTGAGCGCCCCTTTGGCAACATGGGACACATGCGTCCATGTAACTACAG AGCACCTGGAGAAGATGAAGGAGCATACAATGGGGTGGAGGATTCTCAAGAAGTGTGCACCACGTCCTTCTCCACTTCTCCACCCTCACAA ctctactGCTCTCGTCTCTCTTATCAGCCTCCTGTTCTTGTTGGAGCTGCTGACTTCTGCCACCCTTACAACTTAAACGCTGCCAACCCACACCAG ATGGGTATTCCAGGGAAGGAGGGGGGCGTACCCCAGCAGGTGCCTGTGCAGCCTTGTCATGGTGCCCAGGCAGAGCATGGACGAGTGTCCTCATGCCCCCCTGCTGATCATGTTCCCGCCACGCCCTCCAGCAG TGGTGAGGATGCAGAGACCTCGTCGAGGAGCATTGAGGTGAACAGTGTCTCTCCCTGTGATGTACTGGAGACCACCTTCACCAGGAAAGTGGGTGCCTTTGTCAACAAGCCAGGCACACAG GTAACCACAGCAAGCCTGGACTTACCATTTGCAGCTTTTGCTCCCAGAGCCTATGACCCTGAGGAAAATGACCCTATG GTTCAGCCGCCGGAGTCCCCAGCCACGTCCTCTCCCCTGCAGGGCAGTTTGCACTCCCAGGGCTCTGGTGAGAGTGGAGGCCCGGCACAGGACGACTTTGTTATGGTGGACTTT AAGCCTGCGTTCTCTAAGGATGACCTCCTTCCCATGGACCTTGGCACATTCTACAGAGAGTTCCAGAACCCCCCACAGCTCGCCAGCCTCACTATTGATGTCAGTTCTCAGTCCATGGCAGAAGACCTG GACTCTCTTCCTGAAAAACTGGCAGTATACGAGAAGAACATTGATGAATTTGATGCATTTGTAGACACATTGCAGTAG
- the LOC139575046 gene encoding putative nuclease HARBI1: MAIQIAILDCDLLLHGRGHKTLDRFDIETVSDAFLLTTFGFPRDFIYYLVELLRDTLSRRTQRSRAISPEVQILAALGFYTSGSFQTRMGDAIGISQASMSRCVTNVTKALVRKAPECIGFMRDEATKQQSKEEFFRVAGIPNVMGVVDCAHIAIKAPNAEDSSYVNKKGFHSINCQLVCDARGLLLSAETNWPGSLQDNCIFKQSSVYKELDEQENHEGWFLGDCRYPLKKWLMTPVQYPETSADFRYNLAHTATHEIVDRTFRAIQTRFRCLDGSKGYLQYSPEKCSHIILACCVLHNVSLQSGLDAWTFERTDIPDQSEEGSRKPEAVDSEAVRIRQELILSHFS, encoded by the exons ATGGCTATACAAATAGCCATCCTGGATTGTGACCTGCTGCTCCATGGTCGTGGACATAAAACTCTCGACAGGTTTGATATAGAGACCGTTTCAGACGCGTTCCTATTAACAACATTTGGATTCCCTCGAGATTTCATCTACTACCTGGTGGAGCTACTGCGTGACACTTTATCACGACGTACGCAACGGTCTCGAGCAATAAGCCCAGAAGTTCAGATTCTTGCTGCTTTAGGATTCTATACCTCAGGATCCTTCCAGACGAGGATGGGAGATGCCATTGGCATTAGCCAGGCTTCCATGAGTCGCTGTGTGACAAATGTAACCAAGGCACTGGTTAGGAAAGCTCCAGAGTGCATAGGATTCATGAGAGACGAAGCTACAAAACAGCAGTCCAAAGAGGAGTTTTTCAGGGTAGCGGGAATACCAAACGTCATGGGTGTTGTAGACTGTGCCCATATAGCCATTAAGGCACCCAATGCAGAGGATTCTTCATATGTCAATAAGAAAGGCTTCCATTCAATTAACTGCCAACTTGTGTGTGATGCCAGGGGACTTTTGCTCAGTGCAGAGACTAACTGGCCTGGCAGCTTACAGGATAATTGCATATTTAAGCAGTCTTCAGTGTATAAGGAATTGGACGAACAGGAAAATCATGAAGGCTGGTTTTTAG GAGACTGCCGCTATCCTTTAAAGAAATGGCTGATGACACCTGTCCAGTACCCAGAAACTTCAGCAGACTTTCGATACAACCTGGCTCACACTGCCACTCATGAGATTGTGGACCGCACGTTCAGGGCCATTCAAACCCGTTTCCGTTGCCTGGATGGGTCCAAAGGCTACCTTCAGTACTCTCCTGAGAAGTGCTCTCACATCATTCTGGCCTGCTGTGTCTTGCACAACGTGTCATTGCAATCAGGCTTGGATGCCTGGACGTTTGAGAGGACTGATATACCAGACCAGTCAGAGGAGGGCAGTCGTAAGCCAGAGGCTGTGGACTCAGAGGCAGTCCGAATCCGCCAGGAGCTCATTCTTAGTCACTTCAGCTAG
- the LOC139576256 gene encoding ras-related and estrogen-regulated growth inhibitor — MTDSGPSRKMSRAKLVILGRDNCGKTALCVRFITKRFIGEYDHKKEVTYRCRKTVDKETIDLEILDTANKECVGSAAPSLESSIKWGDGFLIMYSITDRSSFESVSHLKRLIDHVKQTLGIPTVIVANKCDMENGRVVRTEEGKALASDLRCSFFELSVAECSVAVELAVEKLVREVRLEYQRHLLAMDKRSRMLQMRHALSRKLTRSKTMQW, encoded by the exons ATGACCGATTCTGGACCGTCAAGAAAAATGTCACGGGCAAAGTTGGTGATACTTGGACGAGACAACTGTGGAAAGACAG CCCTGTGTGTTAGATTCATCACCAAGCGGTTCATAGGAGAGTATGACCATAAAAAGG AAGTAACTTACAGGTGTCGGAAAACTGTCGACAAGGAGACCATCGATTTGGAGATATTGGACACAGCCAACAAG gagtGTGTGGGTTCTGCAGCACCTTCTCTGGAGAGTTCCATTAAATGGGGCGATGGTTTCCTTATTATGTATTCCATCACAGACCGGAGCAGCTTTGAGTCTGTCTCCCACTTAAAGAGGCTTATTGATCATGTCAAGCAGACCCTAG GCATACCTACTGTAATAGTTGCGAATAAATGTGACATGGAGAATGGAAGGGTGGTGCGGACAGAAGAAGGAAAGGCCCTTGCCAGTGATCTGAG GTGCAGCTTCTTTGAGTTGTCTGTGGCGGAGTGTTCTGTGGCTGTCGAGTTAGCGGTTGAGAAGTTGGTACGAGAGGTGCGTCTGGAGTACCAGCGCCACCTACTGGCCATGGACAAACGCTCACGCATGCTCCAGATGAGGCACGCACTGAGCCGCAAGCTTACCCGCAGCAAGACCATGCAGTGGTGA